One window from the genome of Pseudonocardia hierapolitana encodes:
- a CDS encoding restriction endonuclease, whose amino-acid sequence MAIPNFQHVMLPILTATSDGDVYPWRRLRDECARLFEATDDELAEKLSSGGSRFDSRIQWAITHLVQAGLLSRPRRGHVQITVRGREVLAERPERVDMSLLSRFDDYLDFRSRTKSGPTESTGAAEVEREEGTPLEAIAAAVRESNEALGVEVLRRIRDQPPDFLERLVLKLLTAMGYGGRAGAITEHLGRSGDGGIDGVVWQDILGLDRVYFQAKRYAADNTVGRPDMQAFVGALHGQQAEHGVFITTSTFSSGALAYVDKIPNRIVLIDGRRLAELMILHNVGVQDETTFVLKQLDEDFFEQ is encoded by the coding sequence ATGGCGATCCCCAACTTCCAGCACGTGATGCTGCCGATCCTGACCGCGACGTCGGACGGGGATGTCTACCCGTGGCGCCGGCTACGCGATGAGTGTGCTCGGCTGTTCGAAGCGACCGATGACGAACTGGCCGAGAAGTTGTCGAGCGGTGGCAGCAGGTTCGACAGCCGCATCCAATGGGCCATCACTCACCTTGTGCAGGCCGGTCTGCTCTCCCGTCCCCGGCGCGGGCACGTGCAGATAACTGTGCGTGGCAGGGAGGTATTGGCCGAGCGGCCGGAGCGGGTGGACATGTCGCTTCTCAGTCGGTTCGACGACTACCTCGATTTTCGGTCACGGACGAAGTCCGGGCCGACCGAATCGACCGGCGCCGCAGAGGTCGAGCGTGAGGAAGGGACACCGCTCGAAGCCATCGCCGCTGCAGTGCGGGAGAGCAACGAGGCGCTCGGTGTTGAAGTGCTTCGTCGTATTCGCGATCAGCCTCCGGACTTCCTGGAGCGGCTCGTCCTCAAGCTGCTTACCGCGATGGGCTACGGCGGTCGGGCGGGCGCGATCACCGAGCATCTGGGCAGATCTGGCGATGGCGGGATCGACGGCGTCGTTTGGCAGGACATCCTCGGACTGGACCGCGTCTACTTCCAGGCAAAGCGTTATGCCGCCGACAACACTGTCGGCCGACCGGACATGCAGGCGTTCGTCGGAGCGCTGCACGGCCAGCAGGCCGAACATGGCGTGTTCATCACGACGAGTACGTTCAGCTCTGGCGCGTTGGCCTACGTGGACAAGATTCCCAACCGGATCGTCCTGATCGACGGGCGGCGACTCGCGGAGCTGATGATCCTCCACAACGTCGGGGTGCAGGACGAGACGACCTTCGTGCTGAAACAACTCGACGAGGACTTCTTCGAACAGTAG
- a CDS encoding N-6 DNA methylase, whose amino-acid sequence MGPDRHAVADTLVTAVEIARIAKVTRAAVSNWRRRYPDFPAPAGGTDRNPLFALADVDSWLAQHDKGTEVSPEVLLWQELRGTYGDDMIRGLADVGEFLVSGSSDALAPALRSSVRELADQSTPAEVVEGLTERLVGSGRMSADQTVTPQLVRAVRFFAGRVTGTVFDPACGIGSLLLAIAGDSAAAGQEINTEAARLASARARLRGLADVTIMTGDSLRDDQWKELRAELVVCNPPVNVTDWGRDELLLDPRWEFGAPTRAEGELAWLQHSYAHVGPGGRLIVVMPASAAYRKAGRRIRAELVRRAALTQVVALPAGMAASHSQAVHLWLLTRPSGTEPAGGAVRMVDLSDNDPEGPFDPTPAQVTDVPLIDLLDDEVDLTPARHVSAVAIDHVAEYAAACEATLGRLEELRALLPHLAPGPGALDGATVRVSELARAGLVEVSDGDVLAASDHLDADFLRGFLRSAANIRRSTSGSGSFRADVRGSRIPQMGIDDQRRYGAAFRALDEFERHLADLAKQGERAASLARDGLTQGALRPDQQRPR is encoded by the coding sequence ATGGGTCCCGATCGCCATGCCGTGGCCGACACGCTGGTGACGGCTGTGGAGATCGCGAGAATCGCCAAGGTCACTCGCGCCGCCGTGTCCAACTGGCGCAGGCGCTACCCCGACTTCCCGGCCCCGGCCGGCGGCACCGACCGCAACCCGCTGTTCGCTCTTGCTGACGTCGATTCCTGGCTGGCCCAGCACGACAAGGGCACCGAGGTCTCACCGGAGGTTCTGCTCTGGCAGGAACTGCGCGGGACGTACGGCGACGACATGATCCGCGGGCTCGCGGACGTCGGTGAGTTCCTCGTCAGCGGCTCTTCGGACGCGCTTGCTCCTGCCCTCCGGTCATCCGTGCGGGAGTTGGCCGACCAGAGCACGCCGGCCGAGGTCGTCGAGGGGCTCACCGAACGGCTTGTCGGCTCGGGACGGATGAGCGCGGACCAAACCGTGACGCCGCAGCTCGTTCGCGCGGTGCGCTTCTTCGCGGGGCGGGTGACGGGCACCGTCTTCGATCCGGCGTGTGGGATCGGTTCGCTACTGCTGGCCATCGCCGGCGACTCCGCGGCAGCCGGGCAAGAGATCAACACAGAGGCAGCCCGGCTCGCGTCGGCGCGCGCGCGGCTACGCGGCCTCGCCGACGTCACGATCATGACAGGCGACTCGCTGCGGGACGATCAGTGGAAGGAGCTCCGCGCAGAGCTCGTGGTGTGCAACCCGCCGGTCAACGTGACCGACTGGGGCCGCGACGAGCTGCTGCTCGACCCGCGGTGGGAGTTCGGCGCCCCAACGCGCGCGGAGGGCGAGCTCGCGTGGTTGCAGCACAGCTACGCCCACGTGGGTCCCGGCGGCCGGCTGATCGTCGTGATGCCGGCGTCGGCCGCCTACCGCAAAGCCGGTCGCCGGATCCGGGCCGAACTGGTCCGGCGGGCCGCTCTCACCCAGGTCGTGGCGTTGCCTGCGGGCATGGCCGCGTCACACTCGCAGGCCGTACACCTGTGGCTCCTGACCCGGCCGAGCGGCACGGAACCCGCAGGTGGCGCGGTCCGGATGGTCGACCTCAGCGACAACGACCCGGAGGGGCCGTTCGACCCGACCCCGGCCCAGGTGACGGACGTGCCCCTGATCGACCTGCTCGACGACGAGGTCGACCTGACGCCGGCTCGCCACGTCAGCGCCGTCGCGATCGATCACGTCGCCGAGTACGCCGCGGCCTGCGAGGCGACGTTGGGCCGGCTCGAGGAGCTGCGGGCGCTGCTCCCGCACCTCGCCCCCGGGCCGGGCGCGCTCGACGGTGCCACGGTCAGGGTGAGTGAGCTAGCCCGTGCCGGGCTCGTCGAGGTCTCCGATGGCGACGTGCTCGCCGCGAGCGACCACCTCGACGCCGACTTCCTGCGGGGTTTCCTGCGCAGCGCGGCGAACATCCGGCGCTCCACGAGCGGCAGCGGTAGCTTCCGCGCGGACGTCCGGGGGTCGCGCATCCCGCAGATGGGCATCGACGACCAGCGACGGTACGGTGCCGCGTTCCGCGCGCTCGACGAGTTCGAACGTCACCTGGCGGATCTGGCGAAGCAGGGGGAGCGTGCCGCCTCGCTGGCGAGGGATGGACTCACCCAAGGCGCCCTTCGGCCCGACCAGCAGCGGCCTCGTTGA
- a CDS encoding AAA family ATPase, whose translation MGDTGIGLHELLFERVVADPTLSSTSADLVLAAVESEEALTAVLNGGSAPPRADVAEGAEPDGPSGIYLRSIRAQGFRGVGPAAALDLQPGPGLTVVTGRNGSGKSSFAEAAELVLTGDNSRWRDRQTNKALWTQGWRNLHAAGPTQVEVDLVVQGRAGATTVRMSWDEGQALGEDNWTVQPHTGQQAGKREPVTAGWLPGIDVYRPFLSYGELGALLDKRPTELHEMLHGLLGLGVLDDARDRLKAARAPYDARAKAVKDAKQRLLAELASVDDLRARRVEELLGATRPDLDALAEQLLAEDADTDAIADLHAVVAIAVPTVDEVAAAGERIREADRQLAEVGTPDATSAGAVAALLQAALDHHSVQGDMRCPVCRTGTLDADWQAATAAEIARLNRDAAEFRAAHAAVQAAVEEARRLVTTVPAVLRRPLPVDTDAARRAWSTWEDARSAAPDELPEALRVAHAELTSAVDAVQAAAKQALVRLDETWRPVSSRLWAWHEAATASARDASTVTNLLKAESWLRVAAGELSDERMMPFATRSQEIWRQLRQESNVDLGGITLTGSGNQRRVLLDVTVDGNDTAALSVMSQGELHALGLSLFLPRATRDESPFRFVLIDDPVQAMDPAKVDGLARVLSEIAKDRQVIVFSHDDRLADAVRRLPDAAHVYEVQRGARSQVQVVPNHDPIRRYLSDARAVINDSDMPDDLRREIVANCCRGALEAAAHAKVRRVRLGRGDAHTDVDRALTDARTTHDKVTLAIFDDPARRRALLPHLALIGGWAADTLQACKQGAHGGLEGDLNSFVRSTRDLADLVLR comes from the coding sequence GTGGGAGACACCGGCATCGGCTTGCACGAGCTGCTGTTCGAACGGGTCGTGGCCGATCCGACCCTGAGCTCGACCAGCGCAGACCTCGTCCTCGCGGCGGTGGAGAGCGAGGAGGCACTCACTGCCGTACTGAACGGCGGCTCGGCGCCCCCGCGGGCGGACGTCGCGGAAGGGGCTGAGCCGGACGGCCCGAGCGGGATCTACCTCCGGTCAATCCGTGCACAGGGGTTCCGCGGCGTGGGACCGGCCGCCGCGCTCGACCTCCAGCCCGGCCCGGGGCTCACCGTGGTCACCGGACGCAACGGCTCGGGCAAGTCGAGCTTCGCCGAAGCGGCGGAGCTGGTACTGACGGGCGACAACTCCCGGTGGCGCGACCGGCAGACCAACAAGGCGCTCTGGACCCAGGGCTGGCGGAACCTGCACGCGGCCGGCCCGACGCAGGTCGAGGTCGACCTCGTCGTGCAGGGTCGGGCGGGGGCGACGACGGTCCGGATGAGCTGGGACGAGGGACAGGCCCTCGGCGAGGACAACTGGACCGTCCAGCCGCACACGGGGCAGCAGGCGGGGAAGCGCGAGCCGGTGACCGCCGGCTGGCTTCCCGGCATCGACGTCTACCGGCCGTTCCTCTCCTACGGCGAGCTCGGGGCGTTGCTCGACAAGCGCCCGACGGAGCTGCACGAGATGCTGCACGGCCTCCTCGGCCTCGGCGTTCTCGACGACGCCCGGGACCGCCTGAAGGCCGCGCGGGCCCCGTACGACGCCCGGGCGAAGGCCGTGAAGGACGCGAAGCAGCGCCTGCTCGCCGAGCTGGCGTCCGTCGACGATCTGCGGGCCCGGCGGGTCGAGGAGCTGTTGGGCGCGACCAGACCCGACCTCGATGCGCTGGCCGAGCAGCTCCTCGCCGAGGACGCCGACACCGACGCCATCGCCGACCTCCACGCCGTCGTCGCGATCGCGGTTCCCACGGTCGACGAGGTCGCTGCTGCCGGCGAACGGATCCGGGAGGCCGATCGTCAGCTCGCGGAGGTGGGCACGCCTGATGCGACGTCCGCCGGCGCGGTCGCGGCCCTGCTCCAGGCCGCGCTCGACCACCACTCCGTCCAGGGGGACATGAGGTGCCCCGTGTGCCGGACGGGCACCCTCGACGCCGACTGGCAGGCGGCGACCGCCGCCGAGATCGCTCGGCTGAACCGCGACGCGGCGGAGTTTCGGGCCGCACATGCGGCGGTGCAGGCCGCGGTCGAGGAGGCGCGGAGGCTCGTCACGACCGTGCCTGCGGTCCTGCGCCGCCCGCTGCCCGTGGACACCGACGCAGCGCGGCGGGCCTGGTCCACGTGGGAGGACGCCCGCAGCGCCGCCCCTGACGAGCTGCCGGAGGCACTGCGCGTCGCCCACGCCGAGCTGACGTCCGCGGTCGACGCCGTGCAGGCCGCCGCAAAGCAGGCGCTGGTCCGGCTCGACGAGACCTGGCGCCCGGTGTCGTCACGGCTCTGGGCCTGGCACGAGGCAGCCACGGCGTCCGCAAGGGATGCGTCGACCGTCACGAACCTGCTCAAGGCCGAGTCGTGGCTGCGGGTGGCGGCGGGCGAGCTGAGCGACGAGCGCATGATGCCGTTCGCCACCCGCTCCCAGGAGATCTGGCGGCAGCTGCGACAGGAGAGCAACGTCGACCTCGGCGGGATCACGCTCACCGGCAGCGGCAACCAGCGCAGGGTCCTGCTGGACGTGACCGTCGACGGGAACGACACCGCCGCGCTGAGCGTCATGAGCCAAGGAGAGCTGCACGCACTCGGGCTGTCGCTGTTCCTCCCCCGCGCCACCCGCGACGAGAGCCCGTTCCGCTTCGTCCTCATCGACGACCCGGTGCAGGCGATGGACCCCGCGAAGGTCGACGGTCTCGCCCGCGTGCTGTCCGAGATCGCCAAGGACCGGCAGGTGATCGTCTTCAGCCACGACGACCGGCTCGCCGACGCGGTACGGCGCCTCCCGGACGCCGCGCACGTCTACGAGGTACAGCGCGGCGCACGGTCCCAGGTGCAGGTCGTGCCCAACCACGACCCGATCCGCCGGTACCTGTCGGACGCCCGCGCCGTCATCAACGACTCGGACATGCCCGACGACCTGCGCCGGGAGATCGTCGCGAACTGCTGCCGCGGCGCGCTGGAGGCGGCCGCACACGCGAAGGTGCGGCGGGTCCGGCTGGGTCGCGGGGACGCGCACACCGACGTCGATCGTGCTCTGACCGACGCCCGGACGACGCACGACAAGGTGACGCTGGCGATCTTCGACGACCCGGCCCGCCGCCGCGCGCTCCTTCCGCATCTCGCGCTCATCGGCGGGTGGGCGGCGGACACCCTGCAGGCCTGCAAACAAGGTGCTCACGGCGGGCTCGAAGGGGACCTCAACTCGTTCGTCCGCAGCACCCGCGATCTCGCGGATCTGGTGCTGCGATGA
- a CDS encoding UvrD-helicase domain-containing protein produces MPQLAFAHSFWESYDLLEKQVKAGVRKAMAKFQQLSIAELYADKGLHLESVDKARDARMRTIRITDFWRGVVLAPDDGSDVFLLIRVVPHDDAYDFAAKRLYTVNTATRGLEVRNVVAIEQLTPPLEEAAASAPSLLLASFSDTVLRDLGIDDQVLRAARAISNKAQLEAFASLLPEDQYEVLLYLAEGFSPEEVYRDVVTERRPAAADSTDRDSLEMAILNTTSRITLVTSPDELADILDKPFAAWRVFLHPSQRRVAYRVSYQGPTQVSGGPGTGKTVVALHRVKHLLSRSPDSRVLLTTFTTALAGMLRENLTLLLDDEDQLARVQITTTDAFANRVVREATGRPQSPITDADELQLWRRVCRRHKLPWPEQFLMQEYRHVILAQQVTSKEDYLRVERRGRGSALRGRQREQLWQAVEDFSAELRAAGRTTHLQICGRAAELLAAEAAEHRVDHVVVDEAQDLHPAQWRVVRAAVAEGPDDLFITGDPHQRIYDSRVSLRSLGISVAGRSSRLRINYRSTAEILGWSTAVLDGSLVEELGGDGPDTLTGYRSLLRGKRPDASGYASEHAEITALVERLQGWVGQGILPSEIAVCSRFNILLDKVHDRLAAEGIPAVRVKDRPGPDVDGVRLASMHLMKGLEFRCVAVAGVTARAVPFAKEITPADVDRQQHDNDLLKERCLLFVACTRAREALAVSWSGTPSPFLPGS; encoded by the coding sequence ATGCCTCAACTCGCCTTCGCCCACAGCTTCTGGGAAAGCTACGACCTGCTGGAGAAGCAGGTCAAGGCCGGCGTGCGCAAGGCGATGGCGAAGTTCCAGCAGCTCTCGATCGCCGAGCTGTACGCGGACAAGGGCCTGCACCTGGAGTCGGTGGACAAGGCGCGTGACGCACGGATGCGGACGATCCGCATCACCGACTTCTGGCGCGGGGTCGTCCTCGCCCCCGACGACGGAAGCGACGTCTTCCTGTTGATCCGGGTCGTGCCGCACGACGACGCCTACGACTTCGCGGCCAAGCGGCTCTACACCGTCAACACGGCCACGCGCGGGCTGGAGGTGCGCAACGTCGTCGCGATCGAGCAGCTCACGCCCCCGTTGGAGGAGGCGGCAGCGAGCGCGCCGTCGCTGCTGTTGGCCTCCTTCTCCGACACAGTGCTGCGCGATCTCGGCATCGACGACCAGGTGCTGCGCGCAGCCCGGGCGATCAGCAACAAGGCCCAGCTGGAGGCGTTCGCCAGCCTGTTGCCGGAGGACCAGTACGAGGTGCTGCTGTACCTCGCCGAGGGCTTCTCGCCCGAGGAGGTCTACCGCGACGTCGTGACCGAACGCCGGCCCGCAGCCGCCGACTCCACCGACCGCGACAGCCTCGAGATGGCCATCCTCAACACGACGAGCCGGATCACGCTCGTGACGAGCCCCGACGAGCTCGCCGACATCCTCGACAAGCCGTTCGCGGCGTGGCGGGTGTTCCTACACCCGTCGCAGCGCCGCGTCGCCTATCGGGTCTCGTACCAGGGGCCGACGCAGGTGAGCGGCGGCCCGGGGACGGGCAAGACGGTGGTCGCCTTGCACCGCGTCAAGCACCTGCTGTCCCGCTCCCCCGACAGCCGGGTGCTGCTGACCACGTTCACCACCGCGCTCGCCGGGATGCTGCGCGAGAACCTGACGCTGCTGCTCGACGACGAGGATCAGCTGGCCCGCGTGCAGATCACCACCACTGACGCGTTCGCGAACCGGGTGGTGCGCGAGGCGACCGGTCGCCCGCAGTCCCCGATCACGGATGCCGACGAGCTGCAGCTCTGGCGGCGGGTCTGCCGCCGGCACAAGCTGCCCTGGCCCGAACAGTTCCTGATGCAGGAGTACCGGCACGTCATCCTCGCCCAGCAGGTCACGAGCAAGGAGGACTACCTGCGGGTCGAGCGGCGCGGCCGAGGTTCGGCGTTGCGCGGGCGGCAGCGCGAGCAGCTCTGGCAGGCCGTCGAGGACTTCTCGGCCGAGCTGCGCGCCGCGGGACGGACGACGCACCTGCAGATCTGCGGGCGAGCGGCGGAGCTGCTCGCCGCGGAGGCCGCTGAGCACCGCGTCGACCACGTCGTCGTCGACGAAGCCCAGGACCTGCATCCGGCCCAGTGGCGGGTGGTGCGCGCGGCGGTCGCCGAGGGCCCAGACGATCTGTTCATCACCGGCGACCCGCACCAGCGGATCTACGACTCCCGGGTGTCGCTGCGCTCGCTCGGCATCTCCGTCGCGGGCCGCAGCAGCCGGCTGCGCATCAACTACCGCAGCACCGCAGAGATCCTCGGGTGGTCGACCGCGGTGCTCGACGGGTCGCTCGTCGAGGAGCTGGGCGGCGACGGACCCGACACCCTGACGGGCTACCGCTCGCTGCTGCGCGGGAAGCGTCCGGACGCCTCGGGGTACGCATCCGAACACGCGGAGATCACGGCGCTCGTCGAACGCCTGCAGGGCTGGGTCGGACAGGGCATTCTCCCCAGCGAGATCGCCGTGTGCTCGCGGTTCAACATCCTGCTCGACAAGGTGCACGACCGGCTGGCTGCCGAAGGCATCCCGGCGGTGCGGGTGAAGGACCGCCCCGGTCCGGACGTCGACGGGGTGCGGCTGGCGAGCATGCACCTCATGAAAGGGCTGGAGTTCCGTTGTGTCGCGGTCGCCGGCGTCACCGCACGCGCCGTACCGTTCGCGAAGGAGATCACGCCCGCGGACGTCGACCGCCAGCAGCACGACAACGACCTGCTCAAGGAACGCTGCCTTCTGTTCGTCGCCTGCACCCGCGCACGGGAAGCCCTTGCCGTCTCCTGGAGCGGCACCCCGAGCCCGTTCCTGCCCGGCAGCTGA
- a CDS encoding DUF4352 domain-containing protein has translation MTHYGPYLPRPAGHSTPPPAPQNGLGTAGFVLGLVGLLFSFIPLIGIIAWPLVLLGVILSGIGLSRARNGRATNMGLTIAGVTCSAIGLLVCIGYAAAFGAAVSTVPAASTSPTGLAAPTPNIAAEQSSADAPQAGIGDQVQDGAFAFTVTKVETGREALGDGFLRSEAQGSYVLVHVTVTNVGAESAMFTSVNQTLLDAQGREFEADAGAAMMNVPDSESFLTDINPGNTVDGVLVFDVPQGLTPAAIELRESMFSDGATVALAG, from the coding sequence ATGACCCACTACGGCCCCTACCTCCCCCGGCCGGCCGGACACAGCACGCCCCCGCCTGCCCCGCAGAACGGCCTCGGGACCGCCGGCTTCGTCCTCGGCCTGGTCGGCCTGCTGTTCTCGTTCATCCCGCTGATCGGGATCATCGCCTGGCCGCTCGTGCTGCTCGGGGTGATCCTGTCCGGCATCGGCCTGTCCCGCGCCCGCAACGGACGGGCGACGAACATGGGCCTCACCATCGCCGGAGTCACCTGCTCGGCGATCGGGCTGCTGGTGTGCATCGGCTACGCCGCCGCGTTCGGGGCGGCGGTCTCCACGGTGCCAGCCGCCTCCACCTCACCGACCGGCCTCGCCGCGCCCACGCCGAACATCGCCGCGGAGCAGAGCAGCGCCGACGCGCCGCAGGCCGGGATCGGCGACCAGGTCCAGGACGGCGCGTTCGCCTTCACGGTCACGAAGGTGGAGACCGGGCGCGAGGCCCTCGGCGACGGGTTCCTGCGCTCCGAGGCCCAGGGCAGCTACGTGCTGGTCCACGTCACGGTCACCAACGTCGGCGCCGAGTCGGCGATGTTCACCAGCGTTAACCAGACGCTCCTCGACGCGCAGGGCCGCGAGTTCGAGGCCGACGCAGGCGCGGCGATGATGAACGTGCCGGACAGCGAGTCGTTCCTCACCGACATCAACCCGGGCAACACCGTCGACGGCGTCCTCGTCTTCGACGTGCCGCAGGGGCTCACCCCGGCCGCGATCGAGCTGCGCGAGTCGATGTTCTCCGACGGAGCCACGGTCGCCCTCGCGGGCTGA